A single Phoenix dactylifera cultivar Barhee BC4 chromosome 1, palm_55x_up_171113_PBpolish2nd_filt_p, whole genome shotgun sequence DNA region contains:
- the LOC113461916 gene encoding UPF0481 protein At3g47200-like → MKYYKWRCVQHLLSRHRSQLLNECLLELKKQDEKVRSCYSKKFSKLNAQKMALIMLLDGCFIIYLMLNMSPREESLEGEATEEDEGKKRIEWMTETREGEVVLNIEERDKKGKGIAKEIEEEEVGKLESEATEEDESKKRRECMIEPREGEVVLNIEEKDEQLEGPTVAGLFTISLVVYDLLKLENQIPFFIIKLLFDLLKPCEDGQINLVDLALQLFKGIHPEESESFKKSKKKSPGEYHHLLHLFYSSRIPLEKPAESTSAPEEAAPSQGASTFAPTSRGSPTSAPKWIPIATELDRAGVKFKRKEQADTFLNITVQKRRMKLRSGWMEIPPLQIYDYTRPLFQNLIAFEQCYVDTEMYITIYALFMNSFIDQAEDVRLLHLKGILEHKIGQDREVADLFNKLGRQVNYVLEKNYLANQIEEVNNFYEANWRNRLDAFRRFFKNPWIVIAVWAMVYFALPLKKWIWGVSG, encoded by the coding sequence ATGAAGTACTACAAGTGGCGCTGTGTCCAGCACCTACTATCGCGTCATCGAAGTCAATTGTTGAACGAGTGCTTGTTGGAGTTGAAGAAACAGGATGAGAAGGTCCGGAGCTGCTACTCTAAGAAATTCTCCAAACTAAATGCCCAAAAAATGGCATTGATCATGTTGCTTGATGGGTGCTTCATCATTTATCTCATGCTAAACATGAGTCCCAGGGAGGAATCATTGGAAGGCGAGGCAACCGAGGAGGATGAGGGCAAGAAGAGGATAGAGTGGATGACTGAGACGAGGGAGGGAGAGGTTGTTTTAAATATCGAGGAGAGGGATAAAAAGGGAAAAGGGATTGCAAAGGAGATAGAGGAGGAAGAGGTAGGAAAGTTGGAAAGCGAGGCAACAGAGGAGGATGAGagcaagaagaggagagagtgtATGATTGAGCCGAGGGAAGGGGAGGTTGTTTTAAATATCGAGGAGAAGGATGAACAGCTTGAGGGCCCAACTGTGGCAGGATTGTTCACCATTAGTTTAGTGGTTTATGATCTGCTGAAGCTTGAGAACCAAATTCCTTTCTTCATCATTAAATTGCTATTTGATCTTCTCAAACCATGCGAGGATGGACAGATTAATCTTGTTGACCTTGCTCTCCAGCTTTTCAAGGGCATCCATCCCGAGGAATCCGAATCATTCAAGAAGTCCAAGAAGAAGTCCCCCGGTGAATACCATCATctgctccatctattttattCATCTCGGATCCCTTTAGAAAAGCCAGCAGAGTCTACATCTGCACCAGAGGAAGCTGCTCCTTCACAAGGGGCTTCGACATTTGCACCGACTTCACGAGGGTCTCCGACATCCGCACCCAAGTGGATTCCTATTGCGACGGAGCTTGACAGGGCTGGGGTGAAGTTCAAGAGGAAGGAACAGGCAGACACTTTCTTGAACATAACAGTCCAAAAAAGGAGGATGAAGCTTAGGAGTGGGTGGATGGAGATTCCACCACTGCAAATCTATGACTATACTCGTCCTCTCTTCCAAAACCTCATAGCTTTCGAACAGTGCTATGTCGACACTGAGATGTACATTACGATATACGCACTCTTTATGAACTCCTTCATCGACCAGGCTGAGGACGTGCGGTTGCTCCACTTGAAAGGCATACTGGAACATAAAATAGGCCAAGATCGCGAAGTGGCAGACCTCTTCAATAAGTTGGGCCGTCAGGTAAACTATGTTCTGGAAAAGAACTACCTTGCAAATCAGATTGAAGAAGTAAACAACTTTTATGAAGCCAACTGGCGCAACAGGCTTGATGCTTTCAGGCGATTCTTTAAAAACCCATGGATTGTAATTGCGGTGTGGGCAATGGTCTATTTTGCCTTGCCTCTGAAAAAATGGATCTGGGGGGTGAGTGGATAA